One genomic window of Longimicrobium sp. includes the following:
- a CDS encoding GreA/GreB family elongation factor encodes MIAEVRERLGGELERLSRRLTDDFKAGLAGADCATPEERREVQTKIRRLGQLVAGLPRLEAGMLSVDRVGFGSSVVLQNLDTRERVSYTLVTGDVIDLDEDQVSLASPVGQALLGRRAGDRISVATPGGTLRYRIVSLTTLPEMLGLEPACA; translated from the coding sequence ATGATCGCGGAGGTCAGGGAGCGGCTGGGCGGCGAGCTGGAGCGGCTGTCGCGCCGGCTGACGGACGACTTCAAGGCCGGGCTCGCCGGGGCTGACTGCGCGACGCCCGAGGAGCGGCGGGAGGTGCAGACGAAGATCCGGCGTCTCGGGCAGCTCGTGGCCGGGCTCCCGCGCCTGGAAGCCGGGATGCTCTCCGTGGACCGGGTGGGCTTCGGCTCGTCGGTCGTGCTCCAGAACCTCGACACCCGGGAGCGCGTCTCGTACACGCTGGTCACCGGCGACGTGATCGACCTCGACGAGGACCAGGTGAGCCTCGCCTCGCCCGTCGGCCAGGCGCTCCTGGGCCGCAGGGCCGGCGACCGCATCTCGGTGGCGACGCCCGGGGGAACGCTGCGCTACCGGATCGTCTCCCTGACCACCCTGCCGGAGATGCTCGGGCTGGAGCCGGCGTGCGCGTGA